One genomic segment of Styela clava chromosome 3, kaStyClav1.hap1.2, whole genome shotgun sequence includes these proteins:
- the LOC120343473 gene encoding uncharacterized protein LOC120343473 isoform X2, which translates to MDNEDNSQREQISLYGLFGDSSTTLQGLNDHLSPSLLQQSPPCGSTTFSVSSTSGRSIVTSPLKLHSNGIQQQVFLSDLADHSPSAGSVTVASLCSHVSFDNLRCTNLVNIKGKRLCSQHFGAEMTVTTTGMNKPSLGQPIPSNLLKQTVTFASPINVSNAKCVMKPLSILKPVSAIVQKAGGVDVPDKAGFGGSNSTPTKDKISKYCVVRKVGQQITVPNRMPVMKMSEGNMMKAFKTVPVSTTNLTQFAQSNDQKSHTVVNSQQPLQAVRLNVVKNSTSSSVFPYYKKVESSATKAQTHRVNSFPKSPTPTSIGSSITQTPNKVSTQSVVVDESTLKKLVDVLNSRSDMSTQQQISLLRSMGIAVVQAPSNTNNMTMMSQKKPSPSINIQAKKVNVKKKIVHPNMGAYASSLQTSTLKGTGSPILFKMGKVASSVSASKTNFISNIQTIDGGYTVQQPNLERASISEEFKEKKTAGKVAVKRKQPSDMIQSKKSKPMPATAVLKQLKPNDKQITNLQKKGKNVKSLKIKKQKTIPTSSQDVALQMFLSCNKSIELPTVPHGAPRSLYKLAKYISGLTFLKHDLFLTNYVTTESGVETDKSKTLKHRLLKKHVMKRKFVASRSKPKGYKNDLKSLQDTNFLKAYATSQTVLNSYSLTKCTSSLKATVHHEKFLEDFKNEKDFQSELEALSQNVVENSNKVGDLTCDPDLAMNDEEEICYTIHTQQLRDKYKKLEEQLCRDKRELELVMDAYKDDANMTGKYLKSTLQFDAANITQSSAIKKRKRCHLSVNNALCCDAPALPYALYCKEHIWHCPSQCLYKLNQSMQPTADIVPEPLILVKKVRKRTKLLPLTKKHKKKKKRKIEDNESQELVQDQAQKQISSSKEINQTDSSPLKASSAIVTDMRIEASKLCDKGLLTNIDVSDLDDTKPSDTSEEDLHYLTGHEIMLNGVFDKLPEDPQDFDFFTTDKGAEELERALLLDASSPTPDHEDNKFEIPVVSESTPKPTWSPVSKSGSNNNKLVQEDVPVVVCVAPRSNNTNEQPPPIEDFNQSQCVHYTFGSSSVATTNKKTNTGDNFTTEEELTSSLISAEELQDIEGVLESLQKDAEDINSPKLPSSPAIDQYTSMLARQLSQEVETESLKQFSSSRQSPSLFNVPKDSSPSSLTRTYSLPLTNNNNRLQSATLSGSIADKQTSVPKTSTTRYISNLNSNGSTETGDLVNGQPSAIISTVSLGLIPQSTASGSSQRFTQTSLQNLNMSTSTLLPSHMQSTPSKASVGSRQAVTQVRLDMTSKSSLKTTANKLTSTPETPRKLAKKIPRQVTQTVLSPSGGGVLSSSKNPAPSSTILTNPVLPVTLMQSASQNGNVIKVIVPPGTMVNNSGGQQNMLLIPVSALMKSNIVSGSQNIPIANNSLSTSHNPPTSGSSVKTQLSSLQAGQQFFVVNNASASLQSQIALVHKTNNASPVVGQRGLVLKTSNTAGVQQNILSMIGQKASQTLSKPVPCNIKPNVNAFMKQNKGNQFGQTNIGIPSGVTIEANRLCTSSGSLKAVHPTTTPTSKSSTSLQAKVVNSTFLKQTPPRMQHVRRIRNTVKKVAKAKFDPITKKYVQGTVATTDSTPVSATTTETLSQSMMKVQQIDSVLSSLNSLKSTPRIAQTNNVGNRYVDGNGHWLTKTVVFPTTQISQKFVASSSKVSQSTSQKLSASVAQSSKNALLLDKANNNLSSVSSKVLQGNADNSTAFQNRVKSVILESEANTLSGSISNVPNGANTSTSVSSGTVHWNQTTTAGPQIAQTLTLPVYITGSLNAGNWTSGLNAINGSIAGTTVPILLPAQKITPGCQIPQRVFLGNLGSLALPASRIHTNSSNSQVSRTQNQSNSNCGNPSIISSFTSNNVATTLESLNRNDTIKTNSTATSVTAVVGTTMSAKHSVENSSERGNVKKNNNGFISISNANSKIFQAITQTVKSRMGNSMAVSKSEKDSLSTSTAISFQIPVTNMTRTVNLSTASKIDSPLILNGQRSKTTASENVNVKMIKSKVEGSKESIIREELHIKKKSGRKASHDTILHDPLMFDPTILDADSDSSEN; encoded by the exons ATGGACAATGAGGACAACTCACAGAGAGAACAAATTTCACTGTATGGGCTCTTTGGGGATTCTTCCACCACATTGCAAGGTCTGAATGATCATCTGTCCCCATCATTGTTGCAGCAGTCTCCACCATGTGGTAGCACAACCTTTTCTGTCTCTTCAACTTCTGGAAGATCGATTGTAACATCTCCATTGAAG ttacACTCGAATGGAATTCAACAACAAGTATTTCTGTCCGACTTGGCAGATCATTCTCCAAGTGCAGGTAGTGTTACTGTCGCATCCTTGTGCAGTCATGTGTCCTTTGACAATTTGCGCTGTACGAACTTGGTCAATATAAAAGGAAAAAG gCTTTGCAGTCAACATTTTGGTGCTGAAATGACTGTAACAACAACTGGAATGAATAAACCTTCACTTGGTCAGCCGATACCTTCAAATTTGCTCAAACAAACAGTGACATTTGCATCACCGATTAATGTATCAAATGCGAAATGTGTTATGAAACCTTTGTCAATTTTAAAACCAGTTTCTGCAATTGTTCAGAAGGCTGGAGGAGTAGATGTTCCAGACAAGGCAGGTTTCGGTGGATCCAATTCAACTCCTACTAAAGATAAAATATCCAAATACTGTGTTGTTAGGAAAGTTGGACAACAAATTACAGTTCCCAACAGAATGCCTGTCATGAAAATGTCTGAAGGTAACATGATGAAAGCTTTCAAAACGGTTCCGGTATCTACAACCAATCTCACCCAGTTTGCTCAATCAAATGATCAGAAATCTCATACAGTTGTCAACTCTCAGCAACCTCTTCAGGCTGTTCGTCTGAATGTAGTGAAAAACTCAACATCAAGTAGTGTATTTCCGTATTACAAGAAAGTTGAATCAAGTGCGACGAAGGCACAGACACACAGAGTTAACTCTTTTCCAAAGAGCCCCACTCCTACAAGTATTGGAAGTAGCATTACTCAAACTCCAAATAAG GTGTCCACTCAGTCTGTTGTTGTGGATGAAAGTACGTTGAAAAAACTCGTTGATGTGTTGAATTCTCGCAGTGACATGTCAACACAGCAACAAATATCATTACTTCGATCCATGGGTATAGCGGTCGTCCAGGCTCCATCGAATACTAACAATATGACCATGATGTCTCAAAA AAAACCATCACCTTCTATTAACATTCAAGCAAAGAAGGTTAATGTAAAGAAGAAGATTGTGCATCCTAATATGGGAGCATACGCCTCATCACTTCAAACTTCTACATTGAAAG GGACAGGCAGCCCAATCTTGTTTAAAATGGGAAAAGTTGCTTCATCTGTCTCAGCTTCTAAAACAAACTTCATATCAAATATACAGACAATTGATGGAG GATACACAGTTCAACAACCGAATTTAGAGAGAGCAAGCATTTCTGAGGAATTTAAG GAAAAGAAGACTGCTGGTAAAGTAGCTGTCAAACGGAAACAG CCTTCCGACATGATTCAGTCAAAGAAAAGCAAACCTATGCCCGCTACAGCTGTGTTAAAGCAACTGAAACCAAACGATAAACAAATTACAAACTTGCAGAAAAAAGGCAAAAATGTTAAGTCACTGAAAAtcaagaaacagaaaacaatacCG ACTTCTTCACAAGATGTTGCTTTACAAATGTTTCTGTCTTGTAATAAATCTATTGAACTACCGACTGTACCACATGGTGCTCCTCGTTCACTCTATAAGCTGGCCAAGTATATTAGTGGCTTGACGTTTTTAAAACATGACTTGTTTCTCACAAACTATGTAACGACTGAATCCGGTGTTGAAACAG ATAAATCTAAGACCTTGAAACACAGACTATTGAAAAAGCATGTTATGAAACGGAAATTTGTAGCCTCAAGATCAAAACCAAAAGGTTATAAGAACGATTTAAAAAGTTTGCAAGatacaaattttctcaaagctTATGCGACTTCACAAACAGTGTTGAACTCATACTCGCTCACAAAATGTACTTCAAGTTTGAAAGCCACTGTGCACCATGAGAAATTTTTAGAGGATTTCAAGAATGAGAAAGATTTCCAATCGGAATTAGAGGCACTATCACAAAATGTTGTTGAGAATTCCAACAAAGTTGGGGATCTGACTTGTGATCCAGATTTAGCAAT GAATGATGAAGAGGAGATTTGTTACACAATTCACACTCAACAGTTGAGAgataaatataagaaattaGAAGAACAGTTATGCAGAGATAAAAGAGAGCTTGAACTTGTGATGGATGCTTACAAAGATGATGCAAATATGACTGGAAAATACTTAAAGTCCACTTTGCAATTTGATGCTGCTAATAT AACACAATCTTCTGCAATCAAGAAAAGAAAACGATGCCATCTTTCTGTTAACAATGCACTGTGTTGCGATGCACCTGCTTTACCATATGCACTGTATTGCAAAGAGCACATATGGCATTGTCCGAGCCAATGTCTGTATAAATTAAATCAGAGCATGCAACCAACAGCTGATATTGTTCCTGAACCTTTGATATTG gttaaaaaagtaagaaaacggaCAAAATTGTTACCATTGACTAAGAAgcataaaaagaagaaaaagagaaaaattgaagacaatGAAAGTCAAGAGCTTGTTCAGGATCAAGCACAAAAGCAAATTTCCTCATCAAAGGAAATAAACCAG ACTGATTCTTCACCTTTGAAAGCATCATCAGCCATAGTAACAGACATGAGAATTGAAGCCTCAAAACTTTGCGATAAGGGATTACTCACTAACATTGATGTTTCGGATTTGGATGATACCAAACCATCCGACACAAGCGAAGAGGATTTGCATTATTTGACTG GTCATGAAATAATGTTAAATGGTGTTTTCGATAAATTACCAGAAGATCCtcaagattttgatttttttaccACTG ATAAGGGTGCTGAAGAATTAGAACGTGCTTTGCTTCTTGATGCAAGTTCCCCTACTCCCGACCATGAAGATAATAAGTTCGAAATACCAGTTGTGTCAGAATCTACACCAAAACCAACGTGGTCTCCTGTTTCCAAAAGTGGAAGCAATAATAACAAATTGGTGCAAGAAGATGTACCAGTGGTTGTATGTGTTGCACCACGATCTAACAATACCAACGAACAGCCTCCTCCCATTGAGGATTTCAACCAATCACAATGTGTACATTATACGTTTGGAAGTAGTTCAGTTGCAACTACTAATAAAAAGACAAACACag GTGACAATTTCACTACGGAGGAAGAATTAACTTCTTCACTCATTTCTGCCGAGGAGTTGCAGGATATTGAAGGAGTACTAGAAAGCCTTCAAAAGGACGCAGAAGACATCAATTCTCCTAAACTACCGTCGTCTCCTGCCATTGATCAATACACAAGCATGCTTGCCAGACAGCTTTCTCAG GAAGTGGAAACTGAATCTCTGAAGCAATTTTCATCTTCTCGACAGTCACCTTCGCTTTTTAATGTTCCCAAAGATTCAAGTCCGTCCAGTTTGACAAGAACTTACAGCCTTCCTCTAACAAACAATAATAACAGACTTCAATCTGCAACTTTGAGTGGATCTATTGCGGATAAACAGACTTCTGTTCCCAAAACGTCAACAACACGTTATATTAGTAACCTCAATTCGAACGGTTCGACTGAAACTGGCGATCTGGTTAATGGTCAACCATCTGCTATCATTTCCACAGTATCCCTTGGACTAATACCACAAAGTACTGCATCTGGGTCATCACAACGTTTCACACAAACTTCTttacaaaatcttaatatgTCGACTTCTACTCTGCTTCCTTCACACATGCAATCAACTCCTTCAAAAGCTTCTGTTGGATCTAGACAAGCTGTGACTCAAG TTCGTTTAGACATGACATCAAAATCATCTTTGAAGACCACTGCTAATAAGTTGACAAGCACGCCTGAAACTCCTCGTAAACTTGCAAAGAAAATTCCACGACAAGTAACTCAAACCGTTTTGAGTCCATCAGGTGGTGGTGTTTTATCGTCTAGTAAAAATCCTGCTCCGTCATCCACTATATTGACAAATCCTGTGTTGCCAGTTACTCTCATGCAGAGTGCGTCGCAGAATGGAAACGTCATCAAAGTCATTGTTCCACCTGGCACCATGGTAAACAACAGTGGAGGTCAACAG AATATGCTACTTATACCAGTCAGTGCATTGATGAAATCTAATATAGTTTCTGGAAGTCAAAACATTCCAATCGCAAACAATAGTTTGTCAACGAGCCACAATCCACCAACCTCTGGGTCATCGGTGAAAACACAACTCTCAAGTTTACag GCGGGTCAGCAGTTTTTTGTCGTCAACAATGCGTCGGCATCGTTGCAGTCACAGATTGCATTGGTACACAAAACAAACAATGCTTCACCAGTTGTAGGACAGCGGGGCTTAGTTCTGAAAACATCAAACACTGCTGGGGTTCAACAAAACATTCTAAGCATGATAG GTCAGAAGGCTTCCCAAACTTTGTCAAAACCTGTCCCATGCAATATTAAACCTAATGTCAATGCTTTCATGAAGCAAAACAAGGGCAATCAATTTGGACAAA CAAACATTGGAATCCCTTCTGGTGTTACGATTGAAGCGAATCGACTCTGTACATCTTCAGGATCGTTGAAGGCCGTGCATCCAACCACGACACCCACAAGTAAATCTTCAACTTCTCTCCAAGCGAAAGTCGTCAATTCAACTTTTCTGAAACAAACTCCACCACGAATGCAGCATGTACGAAGGATTCGAAATACAGTAAAGAAAGTGGCCAAAGCCAAATTCGATCCTATCACAAAGAAATACGTACAAGGAACAGTGGCGACCACAGACTCGACACCTGTCTCTGCCACAACGACCGAAACATTATCGCAAAGCATGATGAAAGTGCAGCAAATTGATTCGGTTTTGTCTTCACTCAATTCGTTAAAATCAACCCCGAGAATCGCTCAGACAAATAATGTTGGAAATCGTTATGTAGATGGCAATGGGCACTG GTTGACGAAGACTGTCGTTTTTCCCACAACACAGATTTCTCAAAAATTTGTAGCCAGTTCATCAAAAGTCTCCCAATCGACATCTCAAAAACTTTCGGCAAGCGTGGCCCAATCTTCTAAAAATGCTTTATTACTGGACAAAGCCAATAATAACTTGTCATCGGTCTCTTCCAAAGTCTTACAAGGGAATGCTGACAACTCAACGGCATTTCAAAATAGAGTAAAAAGTGTTATATTAGAGAGTGAAGCCAATACGTTGAGTGGCTCGATATCCAATGTTCCTAATGGTGCCAACACCAGCACGTCTGTAAGCAGCGGAACTGTTCATTGGAACCAAACTACCACTGCTGGACCACAGATAGCTCAGACATTGACACTACCAGTATATATAACCGGTTCACTTAACGCTGGAAATTGGACATCAGGCCTGAATGCCATTAATGGATCAATTGCTGGAACAACTGTGCCGATATTGCTTCCTGCACAAAAAATTACCCCTGGTTGCCAGATCCCACAGAGAGTTTTCTTGGGGAACTTGGGATCTCTTGCCCTACCTGCTTCCAGAATTCACACAAACTCTTCGAATTCACAAGTTTCAAGAACTCAAAATCAATCTAATAGTAATTGCGGAAACCCGAGCATTATAAGTTCATTTACCTCAAATAACGTTGCAACTACTCTTGAATCTCTAAACAGAAATGATactataaaaacaaattcaacaGCAACAAGTGTTACAGCTGTTGTCGGTACTACAATGTCTGCTAAACATTCTGTGGAAAACAGTTCGGAGCGTGGAAATGTAAAGAAAAATAACAATGGCTTTATAAGCATTTCAAACGCTAATTCTAAAATTTTTCAAGCTATTACGCAAACTGTAAAGTCGAGAATGGGGAATTCTATGGCGGTGTCAAAGTCTGAAAAAGATTCTTTGTCAACATCCACCGCTATCAGTTTTCAAATACCTGTAACTAATATGACAAGAACAGTAAATTTGTCCACTGCCTCCAAAATAGATTCCCCCTTGATTTTAAATGGTCAGCGATCCAAAACAACTGCTTCTGAAAATGTCAACGTCAAAATGATAAAATCAAAGGTGGAAGGTAGCAAAGAGTCCATAATCCGAGAAGAGTTACATATTAAAAAGAAAAGTGGCCGAAAAGCTAGCCATGACACTATACTCCATGATCCTTTAATGTTTGATCCCACCATTCTAGATGCTGATTCTGACTCTTCTGAAAATTGA